The Streptomyces sp. ICC1 DNA window GCAAGATGGCCTCCGCGCCCGCGGGCACCTTCGGTGACGCCTTCCAGCAGGCCCGCATCCACCACCCCGACGGCAAGGTCGTCCAGGGCGAGGTCATCCGCGAGGACCGGTCGGCCGGGGACTCCGGCTCCGGCCCGGAGGCCGGTTACCGCCCGCCGCTCACCCCCTGACCCGCAGACCTGACCCGCAGACCTGACTCGAAAACCTGGCCCGAAAACCTGACCTGAAAAGCCGAGGGCCCCCGCCACACACTGTGTGGCGGGGGCCCTCGGCTTCGGTGCTGTCGTGCAGTCTTGCCGTGGTGCTGTGCTGTCGTCCGGCTGTCAGGCGGACTTGCGGCTGTCCCGCGGATGCACGGCAATGTTCATGGCGCCGGAGCGAAGGACCGCGAGCCTCTCGGCCAGCACTTCCTCCAGCTCCTCGCGGGTGCGCCGCTCCATGAGCATGTCCCAGTGCGTTCGCGCAGGCTTGCCCTTCTTCTCTTCGGGCCCGTCCCCGTCAACCAGGAGTGCCATGGCGCCGCACGCCTTGCACTCCCACTCCGGCGGAATGTCTGCCTCAACCGAGAACGGCATCTCAAATCGATGTCCGTTCTGGCATGCGTACTCCACCGCCTGGCGCGGGGCCAGATCGATGCCGCGGTCCGTCTCGTAGCTGGTAACCACGAGCCGCGTACCGCGGAGAGCTCGCTCACTCATGAATCGTGCCTCCCGGGCTTGTCGCCCACAGGACAGGTGTCGCTGTCGTCGTCATCCGGTCAACGTCCGGTCGGCGGTATAGATTCCCGCTCCGGGTCATGCGTCGCCCGTCGTGCCGCCCCTTGTTGTACCCACCGGTGCCCGTTTTGTCACATCTGGCAGCAGATGTCACCCAACGTCTTCACTTCATCAGCACGCAGTAACGGTCCGCCTGGCAGGCCAAAGGCGTACACTACCGGCCCTTCGCTTGAACGTCGAAATCTGTTCCGAATTCGCGTCCAGGACCTCTGTGAGATCCACCCGGATCCACCCGGATCCGGGCGGATCGCCGCGCGGATCCGCTCAGATCCGCTCGGGTACAGGATTGCCCGCCGCCTCCACCGCGCGCCGCACCGGCACTCTGGCGAGCAGCACGAAACCCAGTGCGAAGAAGACCACCAACGAGATGATCGCGTCCCGGTAGCTCCCCGTGACCTGGTAAGTGAGCCCGAAGACCAGCGGCCCCACCCAGCTCAGCCCGCGGTCGCTCATCTCGTACGCCGAGAAGTACTCGGCCTCCTTGCCCGCCGGGACCAGGTGCGAGAACAGCGAGCGCGACAGCGCCTGGCTGCCGCCCAGCACCAGCCCGATCATCGCGGCGAGCGCGAAGAACCACACGGGCGTCCGGGCCGGCAGGAAGTACCCCGCGCCCAGCGTCACCCCCCAGGCGGCCAGAGATCCGAGAATCGTCCGCTTGGCCCCATAGCGCACGGCCAGCCGGCCCATCCCCAGCGCACCGGCCACCGCGAGGACCTGTACGAGCAGGATCGCCCCGATGAGGGTGGACTGCTCCAGCTCCAGCTCCTCCGACCCGTAGATGGAGGCCTGGGAGATCACCGTCTGCACGCCGTCGTTGTAGATCAGGTACGCCAGCAGGAACGACAGGGTCAGCGGATAGCGCCGCATGTCCTTCAGCGTGGCGACGAGCTGCTTCCACCCGCTGACGGCCGGGGCCGCGCCCGGCTCCCGGACCACGGCGCGGTCCCGCAGCCGGCGCAGCGGGATCAGCGCGAAGGCCCCCCACCACAGGCCGGCGGAGGCCAGGCAGATCCGGATCGCCATGCCCTCGGTGAGCCCGAAGGAATCGTGGCCCATGTAGAGCACCAGGTTCATCACGAGCATCAGCGAGCCCGAGGTGTATCCGAACGCCCAGCCGCGCGAGGAGACCGTGTCGCGCTCGTCCGGCGTGGAGATCTGCGGCAGGTAGGCGTTGTACAGCACCATCGAGACCGACAGTGAGGCGTTCGCGACGATCAGCAGCAGCCCGCCCAGCAGGTAGCGCTCGCCGTCCAGGAAGAACATGCCGGCCGTCGCCGCGGCCCCGGTGTAGGCGGCCACGGCCAGCAGCGGCTTCTTGCGGCCCGTCCGGTCGGCGACCGCCCCCGCCAGCGGCATGAGCAGCACGGCCAGGATCACCGAGGCGGACACCACGTAGGCGAAGAAGGAGCCGGCCCGCACCGGGATGCCCAGCGGGTGCACGAAGCCCTCGGCGTCGGCCGCGGCCTTGGCGATCGAGGTGAGGTACGGCCCGAGGAACACGGTGAGCACGCTCGCGGAGTACACGGACACCGCGAAGTCGTAGAAGTACCAGCCGCGCTGCTCGCGCTTGCGCGCGGCCGCCGCCACCGCTGCGGCGGCCGCGGCTCTGCCGTCCTCGGAACCCGGTTCCGCTTCGTCCGTCGTCTGCGCGCTCATGGCGGCCCCCTCGCTGTTCCCCGTAACGCCCCGGCCCCCGCGGCCGGCGCGGGGCGGCGGGCAGTGTCAGGCCCAGGCCCCGCGCCGGTCCAGCACCGCGCGCAAGATGTCGATCCGGTCGGTCATGATGCCATCGACTCCCAGGTCGAGGAGAGCCTCCATGCGTTCCGGTTCGTTCACGGTCCACACGTGCACCTGCAGGCCCCGCGCGTGGGCGGCCCGCACGAAGCGCCGGTCCACCACCCTGACGCCCGCCTGGGTCTCGGGAACCTGCGCCGCCACCGCGCCCGCGCGCAGGGCCGCCGGGACCGCGAACGAGCGCAGCCGCAGCCCGAGCACCCCGCGGACCCCGTAGGAGGTCGCCAGCCGGGGGCCCGCGATCCGCTGGGCGCGGGCCACCCGGCTCTCCGAGAAGGAGCCCACGCACACCCGGTCCCAGGCCCCGGCCCGCGCGATCAGGTTGACCAGCGGGTGCAGGGCCGACTCGTCCTTGAGGTCCACGTTCCACCGCTTGTCCGGGAACTCCTCCAGCAGGTCCTCGAAGAGCGCCAGCGGCTCGGTCCCGCCCACCCGGGCCTCGCGGATCCGGCTCCACGGCTGCTCCCGGATGCGGCCCCGCCCGTCGGTGACCCGGTCCAGGGTCGCGTCGTGGAAGGCGACCAGCTTCCCGTCGGCGCTGGCGTGCACATCGGTCTCGAAGTACCGGTACCCGGCGTCGGCGGCCCGCCGGAACGCGGCGGCGGTGTTCTCCAGCCCGTCCGCGGCCCCGCCGCGGTGCGCGAAGGCGATCGGAGCCGGGTGGTCGAGATAGGGATGGGGAAGGCGTACGTGCGTCACCGCGGCAGTATGCCCGCTGTTCCCCCCGGGGCGGGAGCGCACCGGTGGCCGCGCGATGAACGCCACATCCCCGCGCCCGCCCCCCGCCGGGGGCCCGGGCGGGGGCCCCTGGCCCGCCCGGCGCGCGCCGTGCCACCCTGTAACCGCAGAACGATCCAATACCGGCGCCCGGCGGGCCGGCAGGGGCCAATTCAACGAAGGTGGACCGCAAGCATGGCGCAGTGGACCTCGGCAGTGGGTGCCGCACAGCTCGGCAGGCTCATCACCTCCCAGCAGGGGCGGCCCGCCGTGCCCGGCGCGCGCAAGCTGCCCGCGTACCGCACGCTCGCCGACGGCATCCGGCTGCTGGTCCTCGAGGGCCGCGTCCCCGTCGCCGCGCGGCTCCCCGCCGAGCGGGAGCTGGCCGTCGCGCTCTCCGTCAGCCGCACCACCGTCGCCGCGGCCTACGAGGCCCTGCGCGGGGAGGGGTTCCTGGAGTCCCGCCGGGGCGCCGGCAGCTGGACCTCCGTACCCGCCGGCAACCCGATGCCGGCCCGCGGCCTGGAGCCCCTGCCCCCCGAGTCCCTGGGTTCGATGATCGACCTCGGCTGCGCCGCCCTCCCGGCCCCGGAACCCTGGCTCACCAAGGCGGTCCAGGGCGCCCTCGAGGAGCTCCCGCCGTACGCGCACACCCACGGGGACTACCCGGCCGGGCTGCCCGCCCTGCGCCGGATGCTCGCCGACCGCTACACCGAGCGCGGCATCCCCACCATGCCCGAGCAGATCATGGTCACCACCGGGGCGATGGGCGCCATCGACGCCATCTGCAGCCTCTTCGCCGGGCGTGGCGAGCGGATCGCCGTCGAGTCCCCTTCCTACGCCAACATCCTCCAGCTGATGCGCGCCGCCGGGGTCCGCCTGGTCCCGGTGGCCATGGGGGAGGGGCTGACCGGCTGGGACATGGACGTCTGGCGCCAGGTGCTGCGCGACTCCGCCCCCCGCCTCGCCTACGTCGTGGCCGACTTCCACAACCCGACCGGGGCGCTCGCCTCCGACGAGCAGCGCCGCGCGATGGTGGAGGCGGCCCGCTCCGCGGGCACGGTGCTCGTCGCCGACGAGACCATGATCGAGCTCCAGCTCGATCCGGCGATGGAGATGCCGCGCCCGGTCTGCTCCTTCGACCCGGGGGGCTCCACCGTCATCACCGTCGGCTCCGCCAGCAAGGCCTTCTGGGCGGGCATGCGCATCGGCTGGGTCCGCGCCGCGCCCGACGTCATCCGCAGCCTCGTCGCCGCCCGCGCCTACGCCGACCTGGGCACGCCCGTGCTGGAACAGCTCGCGGTGAACTGGCTGATGCGCACCGGCGGCTGGGCCCAGGCCGTGGAGATCCGCCGCGACCAGGCCCGCGAGAACCGCGACGCGCTGGTGTCGGCGGTGCGCCGGCAGCTGCCGGACTGGGAGTTCCGGGTCCCGCTGGGCGGCCTGACCCTGTGGGCCCGCGCGGGCGGGCTGTCCGGCTCCCGGCTGGCCGAGGTGGGCGAGCGGGTCGGCGTACGGGTCCCCTCGGGTCCCCGGTTCGGCGTCGACGGCGCCTTCGAGGGGTACGTCCGGCTCCCCTTCACGGTCGGCGGCCCGGTGGCGGAGGAAGCGGCGGCCCGGCTGGCCGCCGCCGCCCGCCTGGTCGGAACCGGCGCGGGCGGCGGCGGCGCGGAGCCGCCGCGCACTTTCGTGGCGTAGGCGGGAACGGGCAGGCTCCGTACGCCCAGTGCCGTGGCCGGGGCGCCGTGCCCTACGGGGCGTCCGCCGGTACCTCGGGGACGTCCGAGGCGTCGTGGGCGCCGCCCGAGGGGCCCTGGGCCTGGGCCGGCGGCTGGACGATGTGCAGCGGCTTGGCCGGCGTGACGCGGTCCGGGGCGGGCGCGGGCGCCGGCTGCCGCTCGGGCAGCAGCTCCACCACCGCCTGCCGGTGCGCCGGATGGGCGGCGTCGTCGTACGGGTCCGGTGTGGCGGGCACCTGCAGCCGGTGCACGGGACCGGTGCCGAGCCGGGCGTAGCCGCGCCCCGGCGGCAGCTGGGCCGTCGGCGTGGTGTGCGGCGGCAGCCCCAGCACGTCGGCGATCTGCTGGATCGCGGCGGATCCGAGCACCACCCTGGCCCTGGTGTGCTGCCAGACGGAGTCGTGCAGCAGCTCGAGGTGGTCGAACTGTTCGGCCACCACCACGGTGGTGTGGGCGGCGCGTCCGTGCCGCAGCGGCACCTGGAGCTGGGCGAGCGGATCGGGGCCGCCCTCGGCGGTGGCCAGGTGGGCCAGCACGCTGGGCCGGTCGAGCAGGATCCACAGCGGGCGCCGGGTGTCCTCGGGGGCCGGCCGGCCCGCCTCGCGGGCGTGGTGGGCGGCGATCAGCCGCCGTTCCGTCTCGCGCGCGGCCCACTCCAGCGTGGCCAGTGCCCCGGCCGGACCGCATTCCACGGCGAGGACGCCGGCGCGGCCGGAGAGGCAGGAGTACTCGCCGCTGCCGCCGCCCTCCACGATCAGCACGTCGCCGCCGTGGCGCAGGGCCTGCAGGGCGATCGAGCGCAGCAGGGTGGACGTTCCGCTGCCGGGCTGGCCGACGGCCAGCAGGTGGGGCTCGGTGGAGCGGGAGCCGGTGCGCCAGATGACCGGCGGCATGTCGCGGGGCTCGCCGCCCTCCAGGACGGGCAGGGTGCGCTGCACGCTGCCGGGGTCGGTGAAACCGAGCACGGTCTCACCGGGCGAGGTCACGAAGGGCTGGGCGGCGATACCTGTCGGCAGCGCCGCCAGCACACTCAGGTCGAGCTGGTTGCCCTCCTCGTCCCAGTCGAAGAGATACTCCCGTCCGCGCCCGGACTTGGCGTGCAGCAGTGCCTCGATCCGGGCCCTCGACGCGGCCTCGCCATCGGTGAAGTAGGCCGGGTAGCGGATGTGGAGCCGGGTGACGCGGCCCGCCTCGTCGAACTCGTAGCCGCTGAAGGCCTTGTCCCAGTCCCCGCCGTGGGCGAAGAGCGGACTCGGATCCTCCGGGATGCTGAAGTACGGCACGAGGGCTTCGTAGAGGGAGCCGAGGCGTTCGGTCTCGGCATCGCTGGGCCCGGTCTTCACCGGGGTGCGGTCGCGTCCCTGCCAGGCCGCCGCCGCCATGAGGGTGACCAGGGCGGTGAGGGGGCCGTAGGGGACGAGCGCGACCACGAGGACGCAGGCGGCTCCCAGGAACAGCGCGGGACCACGCTTGTCCTTGGGGGTGTCGCACCACTTGCGCCGCCCGGCCGAGGCCAGGATGCGCAAGCCCCGTCCGATGGTGAGGAGCGGATGGAGGACGTCCGTGGCGCTGTCGGCGGCCGTGCGAGCGAGGTCGCGGCCCCGGTTCAGCGACACGGTGCCGCTGCTGAGGATGCGGGGAAGTGGGCGCCGGGCCACGGGCGTCTCCTGGAGTTGTCGGGTGCTTCGGGTGGGTGCCGGCGGGGGGCGCTAGAGCTTGATCCCGCCGAGGAGGCTCGCGAGGCTCGCCGTGCTCGCCGTGATGCTGGGGGCGATGGCGGAGCCGGCGAGGAAGAAGCCGAAGAGCGCGCACACGAACGCGTGCGTCAGCTTCATGCCGTCCTTCTTGAAGAAGAGGAAGCAGATGATGCCGAGCAGTACGACACCTGAGATGGACAGGACCATGAGTGGTTCTCCTGGTGGGTGGGGACAGTCACCATCAGTTCTTCCAGGCTCACAGGAAGTATCAATGCGACAAAAGGTGCATACGGGTGAATCCAGGAGTTTTTCACTTGACCGGCCCAGCCCGGCTGGCGTGCCGGGTGCGGTGGGGGCAGGGCGTCGCAGGGTGATCATTGCCTCGGCCCGCCCCGCTCATGTGCAGGTCCGGGCGCTACGCTGGCGATTCACCCGTACGGACGCAGTGCCGTGCGCACCCTGCCCCTGCCCGTGAAAGGCGGTACGACCGATGAGTGAGCACGTCGAGGACAGCTCCCAGGGCTCGGACGTTCCCGACGAGGACGTCATCGAGCTGGCCACCAAGATCTTCGACCTCGCCCGTCAGGGTGACACCGAGACCCTCGCCGCCTACCTCGACGCGGGCGCTCCGGCGAACCTCACCAACGACCGCGGCGACACCCTCGTCATGCTCGCCGCCTACCACGGCCACGCCGACGCCGTCACGGCCCTGCTGGCCCGCGGCGCCGAGGCCGACCGCGCCAACGACCGCGGCCAGACCCCGCTCGCCGGAGCGGTCTTCAAGGGCGAGGAGGCCGTCATCCGCGCGCTGCTCGCCGGCGGCGCCGACCCGAACGCCGGAACGCCCTCCGCCGTGGACACGGCGCGGATGTTCGCCAAGGCCGATCTGCTGGAACTTTTCGGAGCCAAGTAGTCCGCTTTTGGCGGTCCCGGCTCGGTCGTTGGCCGGTCCAGACCTCACGGGTTGGTCACGGCGGCCTTAAATGTGGTCGCGGCGCACAAACCGCCTGGGTCATCATGGCGTCGGATTCGATTCGCGGACTTGGCGGACGGGCAGGAGCGGGCAGGACACAACGGGTGTCCGACCCCCGCCCTTGCCGGGGGACCGCCGCCCTGGACGCGGAGCACCGACGAGAGTGAGAAGGCCATGGTCTACATCGAGCGGAACCTGACGGCGGACGTCCTCACATGCTGTTACGCGGCCCTGTGAATTCCGATTCCCGGTTGCGTCCCCAGCTTGATTTGAGGCCATTCCCATGTTCGAACCAGTCATAGCGCCCAGCGGCACCCTGCTCGGGCTCCTCCAGCGGGGTCGCGGCGACGGCACGCTGCACGCACTCGCGGCGCCCAGGGCCGAGGCCCTCGCGGCGCTCAACCAGTGCGTCGCCGGCGATCCGCGCCAGGACTGGCAGGTCGAGAACCGCTCCCTGTACTACGCCAGGCTCTACCTGGACCTCGACGGCCCCCTGGGCGAGATCGAGAGCCACCTCTTCGGCGTCGACGACCTCGTCGACGAGGACGACCACCGCACCGGCCTCGCCCTGTCCGTCCTCGGACACCTGGCCTCGTACGGTCGTGACGACGCGCTCATGCTGCTGCGCCGCTACGCCGCCACGGGCGCCAACTGGGCCTGGGCCCTCGACGAGCTCGCCCTGCGCGACGACGACGAGGGACTGCGCTCCCTGGCCGACCCCGTCCTGGCCCGCTTCCCCGACACCACCGAGGGCGGGGCGCGGCTGGCCGCCGCCGTCCGCGACGCCTATGAGCCCAGGCCCTGGTGCCTGTGGGAAGAAGCCCCCGGAGCCCCCGCATACGCCGCGCGGTTGCGCGCCGCCCGCCAGCAGGGCTCCTTCGACCGCTGGCAGCGCCAGCTCACCCCGCGCGGCCCCCAGCCCGGCTGGGGCGTCCAGGCCGTCTTCGACTGGGCCGCCGACGGACTGCGCCGCGGCACCCCGCTGCACGTGCCCGCCGCCCGCTGCCTCGCCGCCGTGGCCACCCCCGAGGACCGCTCCGCGATCCTCGCGGCCGCCGCCGGAGCGAGCGGCGAGGCCGCCCGGGCCACCGCACTGCACCACCTGGTCCTCGCCGAGCCGGAGAACCCGGCCGTACTGGACCTCATCGAAGCCGCCGGGGACGAGCCGGCCGTGGCCGCCTACGAGCGCATGTGCGGCCCCGGCGCCGTCGAGCGGGCCCGGCGCTGGGTCCACCGCCCCGACGCCCTGGGAACGGCCGCGGCGACCCTGCTGGCCGCCCGCGGCGGAGCCGAGGACGCAGGCCTGGTCCTGGGCGCCCTGCGCGAGACGGTCCGCGGCGTCGGCCCCGACTCGGTGCCGCTCTTCGCCCTGGTCGACGGAGCGGGACGGCTCGCCATCGGCTGCGCGGCCCCGGTGCTGCGCCACGTCTACCGCGAGACGTCCTCCTCCCACCTGCGCGGCCGGGCCGCCCGGGCCCTGGCGGCCACGGACCCCTCCTTCGCGGCGGGCTTCGCGGTGGAATGCCTCTGGGACTGCGAGGAGACCACCCGCGAGGTGGCCGCCCGCCACGCGGAGACCGCCGACGCCCGCGTCGCCCCCCGCCTGCGCCGCCTGGCGGCGGACCCGGCGGAGGAAGAGGACGTCCAGTCGGCGGTGCGCAGCCGGATCGCCCCGGAGTCCACGGTCTGAGCTCCGGGCGGCTCCCGCCCGGAAACACGGCGCGCCCCCGGTCCGTTCCCGGACCGGGGGCGCGCCGTGCCGGCGGTGGGGCGCCGGTGGCCCGGCCTCCCGTGGTGGGCCCCGCACCCGTTTCCTCCCCGGTGTGCGGGGCCCCGGCGGCCCCGTTCACCCGTACTGGGCACCGGGCGCCCGGAACGTTTCATCGGCCCCCTCCCGCGGGTGCTCACCGGCTCCGGACGAACCGGACGGGCACCCCCGGCCCCGCCTGGGCCGCCGCGTCGAGGGCCGGCCCCGGCGCCACGACACCGACGACCGGATAGCCCCCGGTGACCGGGTGGTCGGCCAGGAAGACCACCGGCAGGCCGTCCGGAGGGACCTGGACCGCGCCGAGCACCATCCCCTCGCTCGGCAGCTCCCCGGACCGGGCCCGGACCAGCGGCGGCCCCTCCGTGCGCAGGCCGATGCGGTTCGAGGCCGCCGAGACGCGGTACGGCGCGCGCAGCAGCAGCCCCGCCACCGATTCCCGTTCGAACCAGTCGGCCCTCGGCCCCAGGCGCAGCGGAAGAACCAGCTCCGAAGGCGGGCCCGGCGCCGCCGAAGCGTCCACCCCGGCCACCGGGTCCGGGCCGGGGGCTCCCACCGCCAGCAGCGCCCCCGCCGACAGGACGGGCGGGCCCAGGCCCGACAAGAGGTCCGTCGAGCGGCTGCCCAGGACCGGCTCCACCGCGAACCCCCCTCGCACCGCGACGTAGCTGCGCACTCCCGACCGGGCCCGGCCCACCTCCAGCTCCGCCCCGGCGCGCAGCAGGACCGGGGCTCCCCAGGCCGCCGCGCGCCCGCAGACCCGTACCCCGCAGGGCGCTCCGGTGACCGCCACGACCAGCGGCCCGCCCAGGGCGCGCAGAGCCACCCCGTCCAGGGTCGTCTCCAGGGCGGCCGCGCCCGGCGGGTTGCCCAGCAGCCGATTCGCCAGCGCGTGCGCCCCCGAGTCGAGCGCCCCCGACCGCGGGACGCCGAGGTGCGCGTAGCCGGGCCGGCCCAGGTCCTGGACGGTGGTCAGCGCGCCCGCCCGTACGACCTCCAGGGCCCTCACGCCGCCACCACCCGTGCGAACCGCACCCGTACCCCGGGCACGAAGAGCGCGGCCGGCTCGCGGGAGGGGTCCCACAGCACCGCGTCGGTGGACCCGATCAGCTGCCAGCCGCCGGGGGAGGAGCGCGGGTAGACCCCCGCGTACTCGCCGGCCAGCGCCAGCGAGCCCGCCGGGACCGCCGTACGGGGCGTCGCGCGCCGGGGCAGCCGCAGCCGCTCGGGCAGGCCCGTGAGATAGCCGAAGCCCGGCGCGAACCCGCAGAACGCGACGCGGAAGACGATCCCGCCGACGATGTCCGGGACCTCCTCGGGGCGCACGC harbors:
- a CDS encoding HEAT repeat domain-containing protein, whose product is MFEPVIAPSGTLLGLLQRGRGDGTLHALAAPRAEALAALNQCVAGDPRQDWQVENRSLYYARLYLDLDGPLGEIESHLFGVDDLVDEDDHRTGLALSVLGHLASYGRDDALMLLRRYAATGANWAWALDELALRDDDEGLRSLADPVLARFPDTTEGGARLAAAVRDAYEPRPWCLWEEAPGAPAYAARLRAARQQGSFDRWQRQLTPRGPQPGWGVQAVFDWAADGLRRGTPLHVPAARCLAAVATPEDRSAILAAAAGASGEAARATALHHLVLAEPENPAVLDLIEAAGDEPAVAAYERMCGPGAVERARRWVHRPDALGTAAATLLAARGGAEDAGLVLGALRETVRGVGPDSVPLFALVDGAGRLAIGCAAPVLRHVYRETSSSHLRGRAARALAATDPSFAAGFAVECLWDCEETTREVAARHAETADARVAPRLRRLAADPAEEEDVQSAVRSRIAPESTV
- a CDS encoding PLP-dependent aminotransferase family protein; translation: MAQWTSAVGAAQLGRLITSQQGRPAVPGARKLPAYRTLADGIRLLVLEGRVPVAARLPAERELAVALSVSRTTVAAAYEALRGEGFLESRRGAGSWTSVPAGNPMPARGLEPLPPESLGSMIDLGCAALPAPEPWLTKAVQGALEELPPYAHTHGDYPAGLPALRRMLADRYTERGIPTMPEQIMVTTGAMGAIDAICSLFAGRGERIAVESPSYANILQLMRAAGVRLVPVAMGEGLTGWDMDVWRQVLRDSAPRLAYVVADFHNPTGALASDEQRRAMVEAARSAGTVLVADETMIELQLDPAMEMPRPVCSFDPGGSTVITVGSASKAFWAGMRIGWVRAAPDVIRSLVAARAYADLGTPVLEQLAVNWLMRTGGWAQAVEIRRDQARENRDALVSAVRRQLPDWEFRVPLGGLTLWARAGGLSGSRLAEVGERVGVRVPSGPRFGVDGAFEGYVRLPFTVGGPVAEEAAARLAAAARLVGTGAGGGGAEPPRTFVA
- a CDS encoding RNA polymerase-binding protein RbpA; translated protein: MSERALRGTRLVVTSYETDRGIDLAPRQAVEYACQNGHRFEMPFSVEADIPPEWECKACGAMALLVDGDGPEEKKGKPARTHWDMLMERRTREELEEVLAERLAVLRSGAMNIAVHPRDSRKSA
- a CDS encoding allophanate hydrolase subunit 1 — encoded protein: MRVLPVGVEALLLEVDSAEEAAALHAELLRRRDAGELGGVRDIVPAARTVLLDGVREPRALAARIARWEPAPLAAAEGPPPVTVPVRYDGPDLAEVAGLWGVRPEEVPDIVGGIVFRVAFCGFAPGFGYLTGLPERLRLPRRATPRTAVPAGSLALAGEYAGVYPRSSPGGWQLIGSTDAVLWDPSREPAALFVPGVRVRFARVVAA
- a CDS encoding ankyrin repeat domain-containing protein, giving the protein MSEHVEDSSQGSDVPDEDVIELATKIFDLARQGDTETLAAYLDAGAPANLTNDRGDTLVMLAAYHGHADAVTALLARGAEADRANDRGQTPLAGAVFKGEEAVIRALLAGGADPNAGTPSAVDTARMFAKADLLELFGAK
- a CDS encoding MFS transporter, whose amino-acid sequence is MSAQTTDEAEPGSEDGRAAAAAAVAAAARKREQRGWYFYDFAVSVYSASVLTVFLGPYLTSIAKAAADAEGFVHPLGIPVRAGSFFAYVVSASVILAVLLMPLAGAVADRTGRKKPLLAVAAYTGAAATAGMFFLDGERYLLGGLLLIVANASLSVSMVLYNAYLPQISTPDERDTVSSRGWAFGYTSGSLMLVMNLVLYMGHDSFGLTEGMAIRICLASAGLWWGAFALIPLRRLRDRAVVREPGAAPAVSGWKQLVATLKDMRRYPLTLSFLLAYLIYNDGVQTVISQASIYGSEELELEQSTLIGAILLVQVLAVAGALGMGRLAVRYGAKRTILGSLAAWGVTLGAGYFLPARTPVWFFALAAMIGLVLGGSQALSRSLFSHLVPAGKEAEYFSAYEMSDRGLSWVGPLVFGLTYQVTGSYRDAIISLVVFFALGFVLLARVPVRRAVEAAGNPVPERI
- a CDS encoding biotin-dependent carboxyltransferase family protein, with the protein product MRALEVVRAGALTTVQDLGRPGYAHLGVPRSGALDSGAHALANRLLGNPPGAAALETTLDGVALRALGGPLVVAVTGAPCGVRVCGRAAAWGAPVLLRAGAELEVGRARSGVRSYVAVRGGFAVEPVLGSRSTDLLSGLGPPVLSAGALLAVGAPGPDPVAGVDASAAPGPPSELVLPLRLGPRADWFERESVAGLLLRAPYRVSAASNRIGLRTEGPPLVRARSGELPSEGMVLGAVQVPPDGLPVVFLADHPVTGGYPVVGVVAPGPALDAAAQAGPGVPVRFVRSR
- a CDS encoding glycerophosphodiester phosphodiesterase, with product MTHVRLPHPYLDHPAPIAFAHRGGAADGLENTAAAFRRAADAGYRYFETDVHASADGKLVAFHDATLDRVTDGRGRIREQPWSRIREARVGGTEPLALFEDLLEEFPDKRWNVDLKDESALHPLVNLIARAGAWDRVCVGSFSESRVARAQRIAGPRLATSYGVRGVLGLRLRSFAVPAALRAGAVAAQVPETQAGVRVVDRRFVRAAHARGLQVHVWTVNEPERMEALLDLGVDGIMTDRIDILRAVLDRRGAWA